The following proteins are co-located in the Ruminococcaceae bacterium KH2T8 genome:
- a CDS encoding ribosomal small subunit pseudouridine synthase A → MRLDRLLANSGCGTRNEIRVLIKKGKVTVNGQTVTDPSVHVSESDDISIAGETTRLASKLYYMFDKPDNVLTAMEDKRLPTVSDFIPANLKHLKLSPVGRLDYHSTGLLIITNDGELSHRLTSPKYEIPKLYRVRYEGTPITDADIKETAEGVTLTDMDTPVKLKPSKMVRISDDTCEITLYEGKTHEIRRLMAHFEKSVIELRRIKIGDLSLPEDSVPGTLTRLTDEQTDMLLKATGIS, encoded by the coding sequence ATGAGACTTGACAGATTACTCGCAAATTCAGGCTGCGGAACACGAAACGAGATCCGCGTATTGATAAAGAAAGGAAAAGTTACGGTCAACGGACAGACTGTGACGGATCCGTCCGTACACGTATCCGAGAGCGACGATATATCGATCGCAGGAGAGACTACAAGACTTGCATCAAAGCTCTACTACATGTTCGACAAGCCCGATAATGTCCTTACAGCGATGGAGGATAAGCGTCTTCCTACCGTAAGCGACTTTATTCCGGCTAATCTCAAGCACTTAAAGCTCAGTCCCGTAGGAAGGCTCGATTATCATTCGACGGGACTTCTGATAATTACAAATGACGGCGAGCTGTCTCACCGCCTGACATCTCCGAAGTATGAGATACCTAAGCTGTACCGAGTAAGATACGAAGGCACTCCGATCACTGATGCCGACATCAAAGAAACGGCAGAAGGCGTTACACTGACCGATATGGATACTCCCGTAAAGCTCAAACCGTCAAAGATGGTACGCATATCTGATGATACATGCGAGATAACTCTTTACGAAGGAAAGACACATGAGATCAGAAGGCTCATGGCGCATTTCGAAAAGTCCGTCATCGAGCTTCGCCGAATAAAGATAGGGGATCTGTCATTGCCCGAAGATTCAGTTCCGGGTACCCTCACCAGGCTCACTGACGAGCAGACGGATATGCTCCTTAAAGCTACGGGTATCAGCTAA
- a CDS encoding DNA polymerase III, delta subunit — MAFGDLVGQKDIKDRLHAMFAGEPAQSFLITGAPGIGKRTFGRELAKALLCEDASSDGACGKCPSCTYFDAGTHPDIRTFEAQKGKKTIRIEDLRSGLISDIAVNPQISARKVYMIDADKLADVSQNLLLKSLEEPPKGVEFILTCSDPSKLLGTILSRVTTLQLQPYSSDEVMKILKDSGKCGDDETKIRFCADFSAGIPGKALSLADDEDFASEREHIFDMVMRMPRMSVTDILTDEAEYWNGNSDKVDELLQLLQWTLGDVAMLLASPDKGVLKNGDKKEEIKRFISDVRGLTLINVSNAVNAVTDFAKGLKVNISYDAACCSMLLKIHKELAR; from the coding sequence ATGGCTTTCGGAGATCTTGTAGGACAAAAGGATATCAAGGACAGGCTCCATGCGATGTTCGCGGGAGAGCCTGCACAATCGTTTCTCATAACGGGAGCGCCCGGCATCGGAAAGCGTACTTTCGGCAGGGAGCTCGCGAAAGCACTCCTTTGCGAAGATGCAAGCTCCGACGGTGCATGCGGCAAGTGTCCTTCGTGTACGTATTTTGATGCCGGAACACATCCCGATATCCGTACATTCGAAGCGCAGAAGGGAAAGAAGACCATTAGGATCGAGGATCTTCGAAGCGGTCTTATTTCAGATATCGCGGTCAATCCTCAGATCTCAGCGCGTAAGGTCTACATGATCGACGCGGATAAGCTCGCGGACGTATCGCAGAACCTCCTCCTCAAGTCGCTCGAGGAGCCTCCCAAGGGAGTTGAGTTCATCCTTACGTGCTCCGATCCGTCGAAACTTCTGGGAACCATACTTTCCCGAGTTACGACTCTGCAGCTTCAGCCTTATTCATCCGACGAGGTCATGAAGATCTTAAAGGATTCGGGCAAGTGCGGTGACGATGAGACAAAGATAAGATTCTGCGCGGATTTCTCCGCAGGCATCCCGGGCAAGGCTTTATCGCTCGCGGATGATGAGGATTTTGCATCCGAAAGAGAGCATATCTTCGATATGGTCATGAGGATGCCCCGTATGTCTGTCACGGATATACTGACGGACGAAGCCGAATACTGGAACGGTAATTCGGATAAGGTCGATGAACTGCTGCAGCTCCTGCAGTGGACATTAGGCGACGTAGCCATGCTCCTGGCATCTCCCGATAAGGGCGTGCTCAAGAACGGCGATAAGAAGGAAGAGATCAAGAGATTTATCTCCGATGTCCGCGGACTGACGCTCATCAATGTGAGCAATGCGGTAAATGCAGTCACGGACTTCGCGAAAGGTCTTAAGGTGAATATAAGTTACGATGCTGCCTGCTGCAGCATGCTATTGAAGATACATAAGGAGTTAGCACGATGA
- a CDS encoding transcription termination factor Rho produces MAENTSPEGAPKKQNNRNGNGNNNGNNNNNYRGGNRNNRRRNNNRPRKNNQDGQGTKDHDKEITAGQSSNNQNESRNENRNENRNENRGNNGGNRNGNRNKKNYNNNNNISGDRQERRPQKKQFSKPVHIEETVDDIRAENDRIEKEIWIEIAEIHTIKLD; encoded by the coding sequence ATGGCAGAGAACACGAGCCCCGAGGGCGCACCTAAGAAGCAGAATAACCGTAACGGTAACGGCAATAATAACGGAAATAATAACAACAATTACCGTGGCGGCAATCGCAATAACAGGCGTAGGAACAATAACCGTCCGAGAAAGAATAATCAGGATGGTCAGGGCACCAAGGATCACGATAAGGAGATCACTGCAGGTCAGTCCTCCAATAACCAGAACGAGAGCCGCAATGAGAATCGTAATGAGAACCGTAACGAGAATCGCGGCAATAACGGCGGCAACCGTAACGGTAACCGCAATAAGAAGAACTATAATAACAACAATAATATTAGCGGCGACAGACAGGAGAGGCGTCCTCAGAAAAAGCAGTTCTCAAAGCCTGTCCATATCGAAGAGACTGTCGACGACATAAGAGCAGAGAATGATCGTATCGAGAAGGAGATCTGGATCGAGATCGCCGAGATCCATACGATAAAGCTGGATTGA
- a CDS encoding dihydroneopterin aldolase yields MDHVKMCDMEFYGFTGCLPEEKEKGQVFVVTCDMGFEELPGARTDELSGTVDYSEVYELIKDIVSSSRGNLIENLAYRLVECVLGYSELISEVSITVSKPSAPVDGVFRTMETTITRRRGEI; encoded by the coding sequence ATGGATCATGTAAAGATGTGCGACATGGAGTTTTACGGATTTACCGGATGCCTTCCCGAGGAAAAGGAGAAGGGTCAGGTATTCGTTGTGACATGCGATATGGGATTTGAGGAACTCCCCGGAGCAAGAACTGACGAATTGAGCGGAACTGTCGACTATTCGGAGGTCTACGAGCTCATAAAGGATATAGTCTCATCTTCGAGAGGAAATCTCATCGAGAATCTCGCATACAGGCTCGTCGAGTGCGTGCTCGGTTATTCCGAGCTCATAAGCGAAGTGTCGATCACGGTATCAAAGCCGTCTGCCCCTGTTGATGGCGTATTCAGGACTATGGAGACGACGATCACCAGAAGAAGAGGTGAGATATGA
- a CDS encoding DNA polymerase: MSDPTFEEKWKKFESECRECTACPLHETRTHTVISRGSKHAPLMIIGEAPGKDEDQMGSPFVGRSGQLLQHLLAAYGLKDRDYHICNIVKCRPPENRRPEPAEIAACKKHLAVQFNLVRPKVILLLGSTAYEAFFGIKPVMKDVRGYFVDKNGYKILTTFHPAFALRNEHMKIPLYEDVGKVKALLEEMGLVEITGNTLS, encoded by the coding sequence ATGTCAGATCCGACATTTGAAGAAAAGTGGAAGAAGTTCGAAAGCGAATGCCGCGAATGTACGGCCTGCCCTCTTCACGAGACCAGGACGCACACGGTCATTTCGCGCGGATCAAAGCATGCCCCCCTCATGATAATAGGCGAAGCACCGGGAAAGGACGAGGATCAGATGGGAAGTCCCTTCGTCGGAAGGTCCGGTCAGCTCCTGCAGCATCTTCTGGCGGCTTATGGTCTCAAAGACCGTGATTACCACATCTGTAACATTGTTAAATGCCGTCCTCCGGAGAACAGACGCCCCGAGCCCGCCGAGATAGCGGCGTGCAAGAAGCACCTGGCGGTACAGTTTAATCTCGTAAGACCGAAGGTGATCCTGCTCCTCGGGTCCACGGCCTACGAAGCATTCTTCGGAATAAAACCGGTCATGAAAGACGTAAGGGGATACTTCGTTGACAAGAACGGCTACAAGATCCTGACAACATTTCATCCCGCATTCGCTCTCCGCAACGAGCATATGAAGATACCTCTCTACGAAGATGTGGGTAAGGTAAAGGCTCTTCTTGAGGAGATGGGACTGGTGGAAATAACGGGTAATACATTATCTTAA
- a CDS encoding transcriptional regulator, DeoR family — MINLERRKQILDILATEGSINTNLLSERLGVTGATIRTDLRDLAREGAIVRYHGGVRLPEKHHTDELAENYMVRSVTHVDLKEKIGKKAAALVRSGDTIFMDASSTAFNMIPFLKDTEDVTVITNGIHTAMELQHYNNFKSIILIGGMLRPHSGTIEGVMCREMISRFRAEYYFVSGNGFSPEMGLSGNNLFELELKRLCAERSKYIVALVDSTKMGADSASVFISPNKIDHLITDDQADEKTIEACKKKGMNVIISD; from the coding sequence ATGATAAATCTCGAACGAAGAAAACAGATACTCGATATTCTTGCTACGGAAGGCTCGATCAATACAAACCTCTTATCCGAGCGCCTCGGTGTTACCGGAGCGACGATAAGGACAGACCTTCGCGACCTTGCAAGAGAGGGTGCCATCGTTCGTTATCACGGAGGCGTAAGACTTCCCGAGAAGCACCATACCGACGAGCTCGCAGAGAATTATATGGTGCGTTCCGTAACTCACGTCGATCTTAAGGAGAAGATAGGAAAGAAGGCCGCGGCACTCGTTCGAAGCGGCGATACCATCTTCATGGACGCGAGCTCTACTGCATTTAATATGATCCCGTTCCTTAAGGACACTGAAGATGTTACCGTTATCACGAACGGTATCCATACCGCCATGGAGCTTCAGCACTACAATAATTTCAAATCGATCATCCTTATCGGAGGAATGCTCCGTCCCCATTCGGGTACTATCGAGGGCGTTATGTGCCGAGAGATGATCAGCCGTTTCAGAGCCGAATATTATTTCGTTTCGGGTAACGGATTCTCGCCTGAGATGGGACTTTCGGGTAATAATCTCTTCGAGCTCGAGCTCAAGAGGCTGTGCGCCGAGAGAAGTAAATATATCGTAGCTCTCGTGGACTCCACCAAGATGGGTGCCGATTCCGCTTCTGTTTTCATTTCGCCCAACAAGATAGATCACCTCATCACTGATGACCAGGCAGATGAGAAGACTATCGAAGCGTGCAAGAAAAAGGGCATGAACGTAATCATCTCGGACTGA
- a CDS encoding Cell fate regulator YaaT, PSP1 superfamily (controls sporulation, competence, biofilm development): MRKIVNLRFRDAGKVYKFSCDGMNLSIGDAVMVETSMGTDIAHVVDEPMDIEDSAVGEDVLPVLRMANEKELERYELKKVKEQEAYEKCLQLIEKHKLDMNLVDAVFAFDGKKVIFYFTSDNRVDFRELVKDLAAAFRARIELRQIGSRDQAKLVGGIGICGRELCCCTFLNHFAPVTLRMARDQGLSLNPTKLNGACGRLMCCLQFEKDAYADAHKRLPKTGKKIRTPRGMGIVSDVNLIEEKVSVKFTVDEMVEVETFEWASLEPLNATGCSGGCGGHKEGCQGPAEDVDMLTDDADYMDNDDE, from the coding sequence ATGAGAAAGATAGTAAACCTCAGATTCAGAGACGCCGGCAAGGTATATAAGTTCTCCTGCGACGGTATGAACCTGTCGATCGGTGATGCGGTTATGGTCGAGACATCGATGGGTACCGACATCGCACATGTTGTCGATGAGCCTATGGATATCGAAGACAGTGCGGTAGGCGAGGATGTACTCCCCGTCCTGCGAATGGCGAACGAGAAGGAACTCGAAAGATACGAGCTCAAGAAGGTAAAGGAGCAGGAAGCATATGAAAAGTGCCTCCAGCTCATCGAGAAGCATAAGCTCGACATGAACCTCGTTGATGCGGTATTTGCTTTCGACGGTAAGAAGGTCATCTTCTACTTTACGTCAGATAACAGAGTTGATTTCCGTGAGCTCGTTAAGGATCTCGCAGCTGCTTTCAGAGCAAGGATCGAGCTCAGGCAGATCGGATCGAGAGATCAGGCAAAGCTCGTAGGCGGAATCGGAATCTGCGGCAGGGAGCTTTGCTGCTGCACATTTCTTAATCACTTTGCTCCCGTAACATTGAGGATGGCAAGAGATCAGGGACTGTCCCTTAATCCTACTAAGCTCAACGGTGCATGTGGAAGGCTCATGTGCTGCCTTCAGTTCGAAAAGGACGCATATGCAGATGCACACAAGAGACTTCCGAAGACTGGTAAGAAGATCCGTACACCTCGCGGAATGGGTATCGTAAGCGACGTTAATCTCATCGAGGAAAAGGTATCCGTTAAGTTCACGGTAGACGAGATGGTCGAGGTCGAGACGTTCGAATGGGCATCGCTCGAGCCATTGAATGCCACAGGTTGCTCGGGGGGATGCGGCGGTCATAAGGAAGGCTGTCAGGGTCCTGCAGAGGATGTTGATATGCTGACCGACGATGCCGACTACATGGATAATGATGATGAATAA
- a CDS encoding thymidylate kinase, producing the protein MERGLFITFEGIDGCGKSTQLELVKAKLTELGKEFIVVREPGGTVVGEKIRGILLDKKNDSMVPLAELLLYEAARAQITEEVIKPSLEKGITVICDRFYDSTTAYQGYARALGTELTDMLNATATAGLKPDITFLLDLDPMTALKRRMGRGEEDRLEALGTSFQDKVREGYLSAAAKDPRIRKIDADRTPEEIFEEIMRWLSEIL; encoded by the coding sequence ATGGAAAGAGGATTGTTCATTACATTTGAAGGTATCGACGGGTGCGGAAAGAGCACTCAGCTCGAGCTTGTCAAAGCAAAGCTTACCGAACTCGGAAAAGAGTTCATCGTCGTTCGTGAGCCGGGCGGAACCGTCGTAGGTGAGAAGATCCGCGGCATCCTCCTCGATAAGAAGAACGACTCCATGGTGCCTCTGGCAGAACTCCTGCTCTACGAGGCAGCACGTGCGCAGATAACGGAAGAAGTCATAAAGCCTTCGCTCGAGAAGGGGATCACGGTCATCTGCGACAGATTTTACGATTCAACCACGGCATATCAGGGTTATGCGAGGGCTTTGGGTACCGAGCTCACCGATATGCTGAACGCGACGGCGACCGCGGGCCTTAAACCCGATATCACATTCCTTCTGGATCTCGACCCGATGACGGCTCTCAAGAGGCGTATGGGAAGAGGCGAGGAAGACAGGCTCGAAGCGCTCGGCACATCTTTCCAGGACAAGGTCCGCGAAGGATACTTAAGTGCCGCCGCTAAGGATCCGAGGATCAGGAAGATCGATGCCGACAGGACGCCGGAAGAGATATTTGAAGAGATAATGAGATGGCTTTCGGAGATCTTGTAG
- a CDS encoding transcriptional regulator, AraC family, with product MSFQYSQYFENICNHFPEASYEDIRKNSNELFCCAVLNQDTGNCAAHYHEYLEILYVISSSVTVKVNKHEYEVNSGDMLILIPGDVHSMKTKKGSRYICLQSDTDFLFSSTLTNSDLHYIMPFTLANNTEARLFKASVIDSTSIPKKLYDIFTEYSERKNFYKLAIRGNMSEIALYVFRHWDSLADKKVDTSNSGEICPQRLEKVIDHINIHYDQDLTAEEMAVLAGMSYSYFSRFFKSSLGVSFSEYLNAIRIKNAEKLLIRSELSIAEVAAAVGFSNASYFIAQFKKQLHITPKKYKNNFGGVVGQENS from the coding sequence ATGTCATTTCAGTATAGTCAGTACTTCGAGAATATCTGTAACCACTTTCCCGAAGCTTCTTACGAAGACATCAGGAAGAACAGTAATGAACTCTTTTGCTGTGCGGTACTGAACCAGGATACGGGAAACTGCGCTGCCCACTACCACGAATATCTCGAGATCTTATACGTGATCTCCTCCTCCGTAACGGTCAAAGTCAATAAGCACGAATATGAAGTAAACAGCGGAGATATGCTGATACTGATCCCCGGAGACGTCCACAGCATGAAGACGAAGAAGGGCTCAAGGTACATCTGCCTTCAGTCCGATACCGACTTCCTCTTCTCCTCTACTCTTACGAACTCCGACCTTCACTACATAATGCCTTTCACTCTGGCGAACAACACTGAAGCAAGGCTCTTCAAGGCATCGGTCATCGATTCGACCTCGATCCCCAAGAAGCTCTACGATATCTTTACCGAATACTCCGAAAGAAAGAATTTCTACAAGCTCGCGATAAGAGGAAATATGTCCGAGATAGCGCTCTATGTCTTCAGGCATTGGGATTCCCTGGCTGATAAAAAGGTCGATACCTCTAACTCCGGGGAGATCTGCCCTCAAAGACTCGAGAAGGTCATCGATCATATCAACATCCACTACGATCAGGACTTAACGGCTGAAGAGATGGCTGTGCTGGCAGGAATGAGCTACTCGTACTTTTCGAGATTTTTCAAATCATCTCTCGGCGTCTCATTCTCGGAATACCTCAATGCCATAAGGATCAAGAATGCCGAAAAGCTCCTGATAAGGAGCGAGCTCTCGATCGCGGAAGTAGCGGCTGCGGTCGGATTTTCAAATGCGAGTTACTTTATCGCGCAGTTTAAAAAGCAGCTGCACATCACTCCCAAGAAATATAAGAACAATTTCGGCGGTGTAGTAGGTCAGGAGAATTCCTGA
- a CDS encoding transcriptional regulator, AraC family → MFDRLLPAIEDNIRSDNGMVPVVFAGLDHIMEKKVPMPEMSKHTTHELFYLRNGKVEFMIDGKKVSVDKGNALIIRPNTPHSAKIITPVADTIVLYFGFSKDRDHTGRSQPSLESFLDFAEGDEEASKEPYLIISGSNKKSISKLMERIVEENSGDLYAKDLMMQILTVELMITLSRALKSEWEESLRVRNGKARELVIIAKEYIDSNYDRGITVANAASYVYLSQGYFTRAFRDEFGISPMSYLMKKRIERACELLENKEIKVSGVAAQAGFSSPQRFNVAFRKQMGITPMEYRKEHSSDYEE, encoded by the coding sequence ATGTTCGACAGACTTCTGCCCGCTATCGAGGACAACATAAGATCGGATAACGGGATGGTACCCGTAGTATTCGCGGGACTTGACCATATCATGGAAAAGAAAGTTCCGATGCCCGAGATGAGCAAGCATACGACGCATGAACTCTTTTACCTTCGAAACGGTAAGGTCGAGTTCATGATCGACGGTAAGAAGGTATCTGTCGACAAAGGTAATGCCCTGATAATCAGGCCGAATACTCCTCACTCCGCTAAGATAATCACTCCCGTAGCCGATACGATCGTCCTTTATTTCGGATTTTCAAAGGACAGGGATCATACGGGCAGATCGCAGCCTTCTCTTGAGAGCTTTCTCGATTTCGCAGAGGGTGACGAAGAGGCTTCGAAGGAACCGTATCTCATCATCTCGGGAAGCAACAAGAAGAGCATCAGTAAGCTGATGGAGAGGATCGTTGAGGAGAACTCGGGCGATCTTTATGCCAAGGATCTTATGATGCAGATCCTTACTGTCGAGCTTATGATCACGCTCTCGAGAGCCCTGAAGAGCGAGTGGGAGGAGAGCCTTCGTGTAAGAAACGGCAAGGCACGTGAGCTCGTTATCATCGCGAAGGAATATATTGACAGCAATTACGACAGAGGCATCACTGTTGCCAATGCAGCATCTTATGTCTACCTGAGCCAGGGATATTTCACGAGAGCATTCCGCGATGAGTTCGGTATAAGCCCCATGTCCTATCTCATGAAGAAGAGGATCGAGCGTGCATGCGAGCTTCTCGAGAATAAGGAGATCAAGGTATCGGGAGTCGCGGCACAGGCGGGATTTTCAAGTCCCCAGAGATTCAATGTCGCATTCAGAAAGCAGATGGGTATCACGCCCATGGAATACAGAAAAGAACATTCTTCGGATTACGAAGAGTGA
- a CDS encoding Dihydropteroate synthase, with protein MNLARRFKGTFSCRDRKIVFEDKTLCMGILNVTPDSFSDGGKHFKQSDALFAAEKMINEGAAVIDVGGESTRPGYTEISVDEELSRIVPVIEAINANFETVISVDTYKSGVAKGALEAGCHIINDIYGFMYDPNMASVVKEYDAGAILMFNCRRNGECIKEDIVERAIREIAGSVKRAIDAGLPEQNIMVDPGVGFGTSRQQDIDLIRAMDKMSEYGKYPVLLACSRKRTPAAMLGRDTAPDQRDPVSIGMALAGTAFGANMVRVHNVGDTADAIIGYEGVLRGSSWIM; from the coding sequence ATGAACCTCGCAAGAAGATTTAAGGGTACTTTCTCATGTCGTGACAGAAAGATCGTCTTTGAAGATAAGACGCTTTGCATGGGAATTCTTAATGTTACTCCCGATTCATTCTCGGACGGAGGAAAGCACTTTAAGCAGAGCGATGCTCTCTTTGCAGCCGAGAAGATGATCAATGAAGGTGCAGCCGTTATCGATGTAGGCGGTGAATCGACACGCCCCGGATATACCGAGATAAGCGTAGACGAGGAGCTTTCGAGGATCGTTCCCGTTATCGAGGCGATCAATGCAAACTTCGAGACGGTCATCTCCGTAGATACTTATAAGTCCGGTGTTGCCAAGGGTGCGCTCGAGGCAGGATGCCATATCATCAATGACATTTACGGCTTCATGTACGATCCCAATATGGCATCAGTCGTAAAGGAATACGATGCCGGCGCTATCCTGATGTTCAACTGCAGAAGGAACGGCGAATGCATAAAGGAAGATATCGTAGAAAGAGCTATCAGGGAGATCGCGGGCAGCGTTAAGCGTGCTATCGATGCGGGACTTCCAGAGCAGAATATAATGGTGGATCCCGGCGTAGGATTCGGTACCTCAAGACAGCAGGATATCGACCTTATAAGAGCGATGGATAAGATGTCCGAATACGGCAAGTATCCCGTGCTCCTTGCATGCTCTCGTAAGAGAACACCTGCCGCTATGCTCGGCAGGGATACGGCACCTGATCAAAGAGATCCCGTATCCATCGGAATGGCTCTCGCGGGAACTGCTTTCGGAGCCAATATGGTTAGAGTTCATAACGTAGGTGATACGGCAGATGCGATCATCGGATACGAAGGAGTTTTAAGGGGAAGCTCATGGATCATGTAA
- a CDS encoding 2-amino-4-hydroxy-6-hydroxymethyldihydropteridinediphosphokinase, which produces MMKHTAYLSLGSNMGDRDQNLMSAIVLLNENDKIDVISCSNVYETEPVGYSDQDDFLNICLKIETDLDAYELLKVVADIELRLHRVRLFANAPRTLDIDILLFDDMVSDDPKLTIPHPRMYQRAFVLYPLKDISDYAGPIPTDKSVRRYRGPYI; this is translated from the coding sequence ATGATGAAGCATACGGCATATCTATCTCTCGGAAGCAATATGGGAGACAGAGATCAGAATCTCATGAGCGCTATCGTACTTCTTAATGAGAACGATAAGATCGATGTCATATCCTGTTCCAATGTCTATGAGACTGAGCCGGTCGGATATTCGGACCAGGATGATTTCCTGAATATCTGTCTTAAGATCGAGACGGATCTTGATGCTTATGAACTCCTCAAGGTAGTTGCCGATATCGAGTTGAGGCTCCACAGGGTAAGGCTCTTTGCCAATGCTCCGAGGACTTTGGATATTGATATTCTTCTCTTTGATGACATGGTATCGGATGACCCGAAGCTCACGATCCCGCACCCGAGGATGTATCAGAGGGCTTTCGTGCTCTATCCGCTCAAAGACATCTCAGACTACGCCGGACCCATCCCGACGGACAAGAGCGTCAGGCGCTACCGCGGGCCGTATATTTGA
- a CDS encoding GTP cyclohydrolase I, translating to MYDYDSDMSIPEESRKNMDLPAIEDAVRTILKAIGEDPDREGLLETPQRVARMYAEVFSGLHRDISKDIKVFNETGNDEMILIGDIPFYSMCEHHLLPFHGKAHVVYIPRDGKILGLSKVARIVDTLSRKPQLQERLTSEIADQIIKSVDATAVCVVIEAEHLCMTMRGIRKPGSKTVTSAMRGGCRKDERTRNEALALINRQRGNA from the coding sequence ATGTACGATTACGATTCGGATATGAGCATTCCCGAAGAGAGCAGAAAGAACATGGATCTTCCCGCTATCGAAGATGCCGTAAGGACTATCCTTAAGGCTATCGGTGAGGATCCTGACAGAGAGGGTCTTCTTGAGACTCCCCAGAGAGTAGCAAGGATGTATGCCGAAGTATTCTCGGGACTTCACAGAGATATCTCGAAGGACATCAAGGTCTTTAACGAGACCGGAAATGACGAGATGATCCTTATCGGAGATATCCCTTTCTATTCGATGTGTGAGCATCACCTTCTGCCTTTCCACGGCAAGGCTCATGTAGTCTATATCCCCAGAGACGGCAAGATCCTCGGACTTTCCAAGGTGGCACGTATCGTCGATACGCTTTCCAGAAAGCCCCAGCTTCAGGAGAGACTTACATCCGAGATCGCTGACCAGATCATAAAGTCAGTCGATGCGACAGCAGTCTGTGTCGTTATCGAGGCCGAGCACCTCTGCATGACGATGAGAGGCATAAGAAAGCCCGGTTCAAAGACCGTTACTTCCGCGATGAGAGGCGGATGCCGAAAGGACGAGAGAACTCGTAACGAAGCGCTCGCTCTTATCAACAGACAGAGAGGTAATGCATGA